A window of Calonectris borealis chromosome 3, bCalBor7.hap1.2, whole genome shotgun sequence contains these coding sequences:
- the LOC142079928 gene encoding uncharacterized protein LOC142079928: MVPGGPAWCLLVGLCALVPPAAAQGGSEEDVTPSVGMEELGYHLAQDGDPLQDPQRCGITFHTPSPCSPRGPRPPSASRDELDHLKNLLQDTKASLKDVETAATLEDNQTRYQDIITEALPAIHGANLEFQESLDNVRRELEAHVAEADHPRTAEKKEKLRKGVRVVAHMLRLTGRLAQTLDAASRRLHAELSRRLQSSAARAAAAAEP, translated from the exons ATGGTCCCGGGGGGCCCCGCCTGGTGCCTGCTGGTGGGGCTCTGCGCCCtcgtcccccccgccgccgcccaggGGGGATCAGAAGAGGACGTGACACCCAGCGTCGGCATGGAGGAGTTGGGGTACCACCTCGCCCAGGATGGGgaccccctccaggacccccagcgCTGTGGCATCACCTTCCACACCCCCAGCCCTTGTAGCCCCCGTGGACCACGCCCCCCCTCCGCCTCTCGTGATGAGCTGGATCATCTCAAGAACCTCTTGCAGGACACCAAGGCCAGCCTGAAGGACGTGGAGACGGCGGCCACGCTGGAGGACAACCAGACCCGCTACCAGGACATCATCACCGAGGCGCTGCCTGCCATCCACGGGGCCAACCTGGAATTTCAGGAGAGCCTGGACAACGTCCGCAGGGAGCTGGAGGCTCACGTGGCCGAGGCCGACCACCCACGGACGGCTGAGAAGAAGGAGAA gctgcggAAGGGTGTCCGCGTGGTGGCCCACATGCTACGGCTCACCGGCCGCCTGGCCCAGACCCTCgacgccgcctcccgccgcctccaCGCCGAGCTGAGCCGGCGCCTGCAGAGCtcggccgcccgcgccgccgccgccgccgagccctaG
- the EPHX2 gene encoding bifunctional epoxide hydrolase 2 isoform X4, which produces MLEFLGKGPVCWRLRQSLRQSDEGTDHPVPGFKTCVLTNNWVDDSAGRLFTATLMNLLRRHFDLVIESCRLGARKPDPEIYTYALDALQAKPQEVILLDDIGENLKPAREMGMATVLVRDTETVLKELEELSGVQLLTQEEPLPTACDPSDVTHGYVPIRPGVQLHFVEMGHGPVVCLCHGFPESWLSWRYQIPALADAGFRVIALEMKGYGESTAPPDVKEYSQEQICKDLAVFLDKLGVPQAVLVGHDWGGAVVWNMALFYPERVRAVASLNTPYRPADPAVDIVEKMKTYPTFDYQFYFQEPGVAEAELEKDIGRTLKVLIRSTRQGDRLPCALNFHRVRERGGLLVGFPENPPASQILPGPELQYYIQRFQKSGFSGPLNWYRNMRPNWRWALSAKNRKITMPALMVTAGKDVVLHPNMSRGMEEWIPRLRREHIEECGHWTQMERPAALNRILVEWLEGLPPDPPLPKISRL; this is translated from the exons ATGCTG GAATTTCTTGGGAAAGGTCCTGTTTGCTGGCGGCTCCGACAGTCCTTACGCCAAAGCGATGAGGGGACAGATCACCCTGTCCCAG GATTTAAGACCTGCGTCCTCACCAACAACTGGGTGGACGACAGCGCCGGGCGGCTCTTCACGGCCACGCTGATGAACCTCCTGCGCCGTCACTTCGACCTGGTGATCGAGTCCTGCCGGCTCGGAGCGCGGAAGCCGGATCCCGAGATCTACACCTACGCCCTGGACGCGCTGCAGGCGAAGCCGCAGGAG GTCATCCTCCTGGACGACATCGGGGAGAACTTGAAGCCAGCCCGGGAGATGGGCATGGCCACCGTCCTCGTCAGGGACACCGAAACCGtcctgaaggagctggaggagctctCGGGTGTCCAG CTTCTCACCCAAGAAGAGCCGCTGCCGACTGCGTGTGATCCATCCGACGTGACCCACGGATACGTGCCCATCCGG CCCGGCGTCCAGCTGCACTTCGTGGAAATGGGGCACGGCCCCGTCGTCTGCCTCTGCCACGGCTTCCCCGagtcctggctctcctggcgctACCAG ATCCCAGCTTTGGCTGATGCCGGCTTCAGGGTGATCGCTCTGGAGATGAAGGGCTACGGGGAGTCCACGGCCCCGCCGG ATGTAAAAGAATATTCCCAGGAGCAGATATGCAAG gacCTGGCGGTTTTCCTGGACAAACTG ggcGTCCCGCAAGCCGTGCTGGTGGGCCACGACTGGGGCGGTGCCGTGGTCTGGAACATGGCTCTCTTCTACCCCGAGAGGGTGAG AGCCGTGGCCTCGCTGAACACCCCGTACCGACCCGCCGACCCCGCTGTGGACATCGTGGAGAAGATGAAAACCTATCCCACCTTTGATTACCAGTTCTATTTCCAGGAGCCC GGCGTCGCAGAAGCGGAGCTGGAGAAGGACATCGGCCGGACCCTGAAGGTCCTGATCCGTTCCACGCGCCAGGGG GACCGCCTGCCCTGCGCGCTCAACTTCCACAGGGTCCGGGAGCGAG gggggctgctggtgggcttCCCAGAAAACCCCCCCGCCAGCCAGATCCTGCCCGGCCCCGAGCTGCAGTACTACATCCAGCGCTTCCAGAAATCCGGCTTCAG TGGCCCCTTGAACTGGTACCGCAACATGCGACCCAACTGGCGCTGGGCACTCTCTGCCAAGAACAGGAAG ATCACGATGCCAGCGCTGATGGTCACAGCCGGGAAGGACGTGGTGCTGCATCCCAACATGAGCAGGGGCATGGAGGAGTGG ATCCCGCGGCTGCGCCGGGAGCACATCGAGGAGTGCGGGCACTGGACGCAGATGGAGAG GCCGGCGGCGCTGAACAGGATCCTGGTGGAGTGGTTGGAGGGGctcccccctgacccccccctgCCCAAGATCTCCAGGCTgtga
- the EPHX2 gene encoding bifunctional epoxide hydrolase 2 isoform X2 yields MRGQITLSQLFSELEEGCKQHASASGIALPPTFSVARAFEEMAAEGTVNAPLLQAARVLRRNGFKTCVLTNNWVDDSAGRLFTATLMNLLRRHFDLVIESCRLGARKPDPEIYTYALDALQAKPQEVILLDDIGENLKPAREMGMATVLVRDTETVLKELEELSGVQLLTQEEPLPTACDPSDVTHGYVPIRPGVQLHFVEMGHGPVVCLCHGFPESWLSWRYQIPALADAGFRVIALEMKGYGESTAPPDVKEYSQEQICKDLAVFLDKLGVPQAVLVGHDWGGAVVWNMALFYPERVRAVASLNTPYRPADPAVDIVEKMKTYPTFDYQFYFQEPGVAEAELEKDIGRTLKVLIRSTRQGDRLPCALNFHRVRERGGLLVGFPENPPASQILPGPELQYYIQRFQKSGFSGPLNWYRNMRPNWRWALSAKNRKITMPALMVTAGKDVVLHPNMSRGMEEWIPRLRREHIEECGHWTQMERPAALNRILVEWLEGLPPDPPLPKISRL; encoded by the exons ATGAGGGGACAGATCACCCTGTCCCAG ctcttttccGAGCTGGAAGAGGGCTGCAAGCAGCACGCCTCCGCCTCGGGCATCGCCCTGCCGCCCACCTTCTCCGTCGCCCGAGCCTTCGAGGAGATGGCGGCCGAGGGGACGGTCAATGCCCCCCTTctgcaggcagcgagggtgcTGCGCAGGAAcg GATTTAAGACCTGCGTCCTCACCAACAACTGGGTGGACGACAGCGCCGGGCGGCTCTTCACGGCCACGCTGATGAACCTCCTGCGCCGTCACTTCGACCTGGTGATCGAGTCCTGCCGGCTCGGAGCGCGGAAGCCGGATCCCGAGATCTACACCTACGCCCTGGACGCGCTGCAGGCGAAGCCGCAGGAG GTCATCCTCCTGGACGACATCGGGGAGAACTTGAAGCCAGCCCGGGAGATGGGCATGGCCACCGTCCTCGTCAGGGACACCGAAACCGtcctgaaggagctggaggagctctCGGGTGTCCAG CTTCTCACCCAAGAAGAGCCGCTGCCGACTGCGTGTGATCCATCCGACGTGACCCACGGATACGTGCCCATCCGG CCCGGCGTCCAGCTGCACTTCGTGGAAATGGGGCACGGCCCCGTCGTCTGCCTCTGCCACGGCTTCCCCGagtcctggctctcctggcgctACCAG ATCCCAGCTTTGGCTGATGCCGGCTTCAGGGTGATCGCTCTGGAGATGAAGGGCTACGGGGAGTCCACGGCCCCGCCGG ATGTAAAAGAATATTCCCAGGAGCAGATATGCAAG gacCTGGCGGTTTTCCTGGACAAACTG ggcGTCCCGCAAGCCGTGCTGGTGGGCCACGACTGGGGCGGTGCCGTGGTCTGGAACATGGCTCTCTTCTACCCCGAGAGGGTGAG AGCCGTGGCCTCGCTGAACACCCCGTACCGACCCGCCGACCCCGCTGTGGACATCGTGGAGAAGATGAAAACCTATCCCACCTTTGATTACCAGTTCTATTTCCAGGAGCCC GGCGTCGCAGAAGCGGAGCTGGAGAAGGACATCGGCCGGACCCTGAAGGTCCTGATCCGTTCCACGCGCCAGGGG GACCGCCTGCCCTGCGCGCTCAACTTCCACAGGGTCCGGGAGCGAG gggggctgctggtgggcttCCCAGAAAACCCCCCCGCCAGCCAGATCCTGCCCGGCCCCGAGCTGCAGTACTACATCCAGCGCTTCCAGAAATCCGGCTTCAG TGGCCCCTTGAACTGGTACCGCAACATGCGACCCAACTGGCGCTGGGCACTCTCTGCCAAGAACAGGAAG ATCACGATGCCAGCGCTGATGGTCACAGCCGGGAAGGACGTGGTGCTGCATCCCAACATGAGCAGGGGCATGGAGGAGTGG ATCCCGCGGCTGCGCCGGGAGCACATCGAGGAGTGCGGGCACTGGACGCAGATGGAGAG GCCGGCGGCGCTGAACAGGATCCTGGTGGAGTGGTTGGAGGGGctcccccctgacccccccctgCCCAAGATCTCCAGGCTgtga
- the EPHX2 gene encoding bifunctional epoxide hydrolase 2 isoform X1 has translation MARRAVLFDLGGVLFGPGLQHFLGSCERDCALPRNFLGKVLFAGGSDSPYAKAMRGQITLSQLFSELEEGCKQHASASGIALPPTFSVARAFEEMAAEGTVNAPLLQAARVLRRNGFKTCVLTNNWVDDSAGRLFTATLMNLLRRHFDLVIESCRLGARKPDPEIYTYALDALQAKPQEVILLDDIGENLKPAREMGMATVLVRDTETVLKELEELSGVQLLTQEEPLPTACDPSDVTHGYVPIRPGVQLHFVEMGHGPVVCLCHGFPESWLSWRYQIPALADAGFRVIALEMKGYGESTAPPDVKEYSQEQICKDLAVFLDKLGVPQAVLVGHDWGGAVVWNMALFYPERVRAVASLNTPYRPADPAVDIVEKMKTYPTFDYQFYFQEPGVAEAELEKDIGRTLKVLIRSTRQGDRLPCALNFHRVRERGGLLVGFPENPPASQILPGPELQYYIQRFQKSGFSGPLNWYRNMRPNWRWALSAKNRKITMPALMVTAGKDVVLHPNMSRGMEEWIPRLRREHIEECGHWTQMERPAALNRILVEWLEGLPPDPPLPKISRL, from the exons ATGGCGCGGCGGGCCGTGTTGTTCGACCTTGGCGGCGTGCTCTTCGGGCCCGGCCTCCAGCACTTCCTGGGCTCCTGCGAGCGGGACTGCGCTCTGCCCAG GAATTTCTTGGGAAAGGTCCTGTTTGCTGGCGGCTCCGACAGTCCTTACGCCAAAGCGATGAGGGGACAGATCACCCTGTCCCAG ctcttttccGAGCTGGAAGAGGGCTGCAAGCAGCACGCCTCCGCCTCGGGCATCGCCCTGCCGCCCACCTTCTCCGTCGCCCGAGCCTTCGAGGAGATGGCGGCCGAGGGGACGGTCAATGCCCCCCTTctgcaggcagcgagggtgcTGCGCAGGAAcg GATTTAAGACCTGCGTCCTCACCAACAACTGGGTGGACGACAGCGCCGGGCGGCTCTTCACGGCCACGCTGATGAACCTCCTGCGCCGTCACTTCGACCTGGTGATCGAGTCCTGCCGGCTCGGAGCGCGGAAGCCGGATCCCGAGATCTACACCTACGCCCTGGACGCGCTGCAGGCGAAGCCGCAGGAG GTCATCCTCCTGGACGACATCGGGGAGAACTTGAAGCCAGCCCGGGAGATGGGCATGGCCACCGTCCTCGTCAGGGACACCGAAACCGtcctgaaggagctggaggagctctCGGGTGTCCAG CTTCTCACCCAAGAAGAGCCGCTGCCGACTGCGTGTGATCCATCCGACGTGACCCACGGATACGTGCCCATCCGG CCCGGCGTCCAGCTGCACTTCGTGGAAATGGGGCACGGCCCCGTCGTCTGCCTCTGCCACGGCTTCCCCGagtcctggctctcctggcgctACCAG ATCCCAGCTTTGGCTGATGCCGGCTTCAGGGTGATCGCTCTGGAGATGAAGGGCTACGGGGAGTCCACGGCCCCGCCGG ATGTAAAAGAATATTCCCAGGAGCAGATATGCAAG gacCTGGCGGTTTTCCTGGACAAACTG ggcGTCCCGCAAGCCGTGCTGGTGGGCCACGACTGGGGCGGTGCCGTGGTCTGGAACATGGCTCTCTTCTACCCCGAGAGGGTGAG AGCCGTGGCCTCGCTGAACACCCCGTACCGACCCGCCGACCCCGCTGTGGACATCGTGGAGAAGATGAAAACCTATCCCACCTTTGATTACCAGTTCTATTTCCAGGAGCCC GGCGTCGCAGAAGCGGAGCTGGAGAAGGACATCGGCCGGACCCTGAAGGTCCTGATCCGTTCCACGCGCCAGGGG GACCGCCTGCCCTGCGCGCTCAACTTCCACAGGGTCCGGGAGCGAG gggggctgctggtgggcttCCCAGAAAACCCCCCCGCCAGCCAGATCCTGCCCGGCCCCGAGCTGCAGTACTACATCCAGCGCTTCCAGAAATCCGGCTTCAG TGGCCCCTTGAACTGGTACCGCAACATGCGACCCAACTGGCGCTGGGCACTCTCTGCCAAGAACAGGAAG ATCACGATGCCAGCGCTGATGGTCACAGCCGGGAAGGACGTGGTGCTGCATCCCAACATGAGCAGGGGCATGGAGGAGTGG ATCCCGCGGCTGCGCCGGGAGCACATCGAGGAGTGCGGGCACTGGACGCAGATGGAGAG GCCGGCGGCGCTGAACAGGATCCTGGTGGAGTGGTTGGAGGGGctcccccctgacccccccctgCCCAAGATCTCCAGGCTgtga
- the EPHX2 gene encoding bifunctional epoxide hydrolase 2 isoform X3, with product MARRAVLFDLGGVLFGPGLQHFLGSCERDCALPRNFLGKVLFAGGSDSPYAKAMRGQITLSQLFSELEEGCKQHASASGIALPPTFSVARAFEEMAAEGTVNAPLLQAARVLRRNGFKTCVLTNNWVDDSAGRLFTATLMNLLRRHFDLVIESCRLGARKPDPEIYTYALDALQAKPQEVILLDDIGENLKPAREMGMATVLVRDTETVLKELEELSGVQLLTQEEPLPTACDPSDVTHGYVPIRPGVQLHFVEMGHGPVVCLCHGFPESWLSWRYQIPALADAGFRVIALEMKGYGESTAPPDVKEYSQEQICKDLAVFLDKLGVPQAVLVGHDWGGAVVWNMALFYPERVRAVASLNTPYRPADPAVDIVEKMKTYPTFDYQFYFQEPGVAEAELEKDIGRTLKVLIRSTRQGDRLPCALNFHRVRERDHDASADGHSREGRGAASQHEQGHGGVDPAAAPGAHRGVRALDADGEAGGAEQDPGGVVGGAPP from the exons ATGGCGCGGCGGGCCGTGTTGTTCGACCTTGGCGGCGTGCTCTTCGGGCCCGGCCTCCAGCACTTCCTGGGCTCCTGCGAGCGGGACTGCGCTCTGCCCAG GAATTTCTTGGGAAAGGTCCTGTTTGCTGGCGGCTCCGACAGTCCTTACGCCAAAGCGATGAGGGGACAGATCACCCTGTCCCAG ctcttttccGAGCTGGAAGAGGGCTGCAAGCAGCACGCCTCCGCCTCGGGCATCGCCCTGCCGCCCACCTTCTCCGTCGCCCGAGCCTTCGAGGAGATGGCGGCCGAGGGGACGGTCAATGCCCCCCTTctgcaggcagcgagggtgcTGCGCAGGAAcg GATTTAAGACCTGCGTCCTCACCAACAACTGGGTGGACGACAGCGCCGGGCGGCTCTTCACGGCCACGCTGATGAACCTCCTGCGCCGTCACTTCGACCTGGTGATCGAGTCCTGCCGGCTCGGAGCGCGGAAGCCGGATCCCGAGATCTACACCTACGCCCTGGACGCGCTGCAGGCGAAGCCGCAGGAG GTCATCCTCCTGGACGACATCGGGGAGAACTTGAAGCCAGCCCGGGAGATGGGCATGGCCACCGTCCTCGTCAGGGACACCGAAACCGtcctgaaggagctggaggagctctCGGGTGTCCAG CTTCTCACCCAAGAAGAGCCGCTGCCGACTGCGTGTGATCCATCCGACGTGACCCACGGATACGTGCCCATCCGG CCCGGCGTCCAGCTGCACTTCGTGGAAATGGGGCACGGCCCCGTCGTCTGCCTCTGCCACGGCTTCCCCGagtcctggctctcctggcgctACCAG ATCCCAGCTTTGGCTGATGCCGGCTTCAGGGTGATCGCTCTGGAGATGAAGGGCTACGGGGAGTCCACGGCCCCGCCGG ATGTAAAAGAATATTCCCAGGAGCAGATATGCAAG gacCTGGCGGTTTTCCTGGACAAACTG ggcGTCCCGCAAGCCGTGCTGGTGGGCCACGACTGGGGCGGTGCCGTGGTCTGGAACATGGCTCTCTTCTACCCCGAGAGGGTGAG AGCCGTGGCCTCGCTGAACACCCCGTACCGACCCGCCGACCCCGCTGTGGACATCGTGGAGAAGATGAAAACCTATCCCACCTTTGATTACCAGTTCTATTTCCAGGAGCCC GGCGTCGCAGAAGCGGAGCTGGAGAAGGACATCGGCCGGACCCTGAAGGTCCTGATCCGTTCCACGCGCCAGGGG GACCGCCTGCCCTGCGCGCTCAACTTCCACAGGGTCCGGGAGCGAG ATCACGATGCCAGCGCTGATGGTCACAGCCGGGAAGGACGTGGTGCTGCATCCCAACATGAGCAGGGGCATGGAGGAGTGG ATCCCGCGGCTGCGCCGGGAGCACATCGAGGAGTGCGGGCACTGGACGCAGATGGAGAG GCCGGCGGCGCTGAACAGGATCCTGGTGGAGTGGTTGGAGGGGctcccccctga